A single Penaeus vannamei isolate JL-2024 chromosome 22, ASM4276789v1, whole genome shotgun sequence DNA region contains:
- the LOC138865876 gene encoding uncharacterized protein, with translation MFKHRFVNPEVNKVWDHMNDNTIVITKSDKGRVAILNKCDYKQKLMAILNDQTKSKQITTKISTHLLYFEDKLVDYFALSNHLLMQTPTTLMTSGSKLDVLYGLPKAHKPNNSLRPIISSISTFNYNNAKFPVPITSPITSYQYTNDSSTSFVKEITSLNYQQPVTMASFDVESLFTNVPLQETTELIANSLDNIYLGKFRLDIITFKNYWKSQPIIQVLRLMIVYVKRWCSHGLCN, from the exons ATGTTCAAACATAGGTTTGTGAACCCGGAAGTTAACAAAGTTTGGGATCACATG AATGACAATACTATTGTAATTACCAAATCAGACAAGGGACGAGTTGCTATTTTAAACAAATGTGATTATAAACAGAAGCTGATGGCTATTCTCAATGACCAAACAAAATCCAAACAAATCACGACTAAAATTTCCACCCATCTGCTATATTTCGAAGACAAACTAGTAGACTACTTCGCACTATCAAATCATCTATTAATGCAAACACCTACAACTCTAATGACTTCCGGATCCAAACTTGATGTACTTTATGGACTTCCCAAAGCCCACAAACCTAACAATTCTTTAAGACCTATTATTTCCTCTATTAGCACTTTCAATTACAACAATGCAAAATTTCCTGTTCCCATCACCTCCCCTATAACATCTTATCAATATACTAATGACAGTTCCACATCTTTTGTTAAAGAAATCACGTCTTTAAACTACCAACAACCCGTCacaatggcgagttttgatgtcgaatcgttattcacaaacgtgcctctacaagagacTACGGAATTAATAGCTAACAGCCTGGACAATATTTATCTTGGCAAATTTAGATTGGatataattacctttaaaaattACTGGAAATCACAGCCTATCATTCAGGTTTTACGTTTGATGATTGTATACGTAAAGAGATGGTGTAGTCATGGGCTCTGCAATTAa